The DNA window gaatttttttaataaaataaaaggaacCAAGCTAGAAAagaatgaagaaaacagagctaGAAAAAGCTGATATTAAAGGTAGCATAATATAAGAAAAGGatgttaaaaaaatgataaaccgtAGGAGAAATAACGAAATCATGAGGTGTAAAACTGGCGGAAAGGAAAAAACAgtgaaaataacaaaaatatgactgattcaaattttatttccaacatTTAACGATTTCTAAGAAATACACCCTTTCATAAACCTAGATTGCAAAATTTCATACAATATGACACTATACAGAAAAAAGATCATTAAAAAAAGCTGTATCAAAACATAGCAAAAAGGCAAATATGAGACTCAAGAATGCAAAGTCCATTCCTACCTTATATTGCTCTGGTGTAGTATATATTTGGCACCCCACCCTTGCTCTCTCCCGCTTTCGATCATACCTCGTAGCATTCGCAAGAAATCGTCTGCTTCTTCCTCCGATCCCAATTCCAAATTGGTTTGCAGAAAAGGGAGCGGCGTGTGAGAGCTGCTCCAGAGCTTCCCTTTTGCATCGTCACTCCCTCTTTTCGGATGCTGAAGGTTCTGTCTAAACGACGTGGTATCTGAACCGCTTCCAACTATGTGCACCACCTCACCATCATTGTCAGCAAGAATCACACTGTCTAAACCTATTTCTGAGAGTATTTCCCACTTTGGATCCGCAGGAACTCCTTCCGACTCTATCAAACTGGGACAGCTAACAACTAAGATGAGTCTCCCGGTGATCAACACGTACTGACCAGACTGCTTAAGCGCTTTGCAGATGACTAGTGTCTCATCCCGCAGATTCACATCGGTTTCAGTGAGAATGTACGTCCCAACTGCTTCATCCCATGAGTAAGGCTTCAGCGGGGATTCTGAGCTTAAAGGCCGGGGTAAGCGGACCCTAAAACACCGGTAACCCATCTGGTGAATCCTACTGCGGTTTCTGATGCTTTGCGCGGTTTTTCCAGTCACCTCGAGTATACTGGCTGCTGGTCTCGCCACGAGCCCAGTAACACCCACAGCAATACCTGTAGAAAAAACAATGCAACACGTCACTATTAAGCCAATAGTCGAATATAAGGTGAAAATATCTCTTGCTAGCAGACAGCAGTACCTGAAAGTACTCCAGGCAGGCCATGTTTTTCAGCCCCTTTGATTGGTGATTGAAGCACACCAGTTAGCCCCTAAGGAAAAAAATAAGTTTCACTAAATTTTCGTAATAATGAAGATATTGGGTTTACCCCGCAAGAAAATGATACTAGCCTAATCCGGCTGAAAAAAATCTTCATTCTGTTTCTCAATATATCACAATCCAGAAAAGTGAATGTAAGTGCGTttcaaaatatgaaagagtGAGAAGACTATGTAATTATTTCAACGGGGATGTAAATTCAATGTTTATTAGATACACACAGCAATCAAAACTAAATATAAGCACCTCGAGGAATTCATTTATAACTCCTTTACTGTGTGAAGACATCCCTTTGTGTTGTCTTTCTATCATTGTTGCAGTTTGGTCATCAAATGTAAATGCTACAATCCCCTGCAAGTTGAGACTGTGTTAAAATACAGCTAAGAGATAGATGTATGTGCGTTCATGTCTATTCTAGAAAACCAACCTTATGTGCAGCTTTGCTGAATTGACTAGTAGCATCACTTATTGCATAGACTGTACTGCTGAGGAGGCTCGTTGTACCTTGGGCCATACCGGTTATAAGACCAGTCGGGTTCTGCAAAAGAGATTTCAACTCGAACACTGTTCTCTTTATAGGGGGGTGGGACAGGAAATTTAGGGAAGTTTACCTGAATTACACTCCACATTGGAAGGGAGAAGAAGTCTTTGATGCCGAGACCTAAGCTTCTAGCAAATCCCACAGGATTTCCAATAACCCCAGCAGAACCGAAAACCTGCATTGTCACGTTACTAATGAAACTTGATTGTCATGGACTATTCGGGAACAACTACATCAGAATATAAGTTCACCAAGGCTCTCATAATTTCAATGACGGGAGTTGACTGTTAAGAATTTCCAACCCAATAACATGAAAACTGCAGCACAGTCCTAAATTTGAATTCAAGAAAGCCAAAAGATCTCTATGATCAGTTAAACTACTAGAGAAAGAAACCCTTTTTCAGTAGTCATTCTGGAATGCAATTAAAACTAAAAGAGAAGTAAAAAAAGGTAAGAATCCCTCCTCCGCATTCAGCTGTCAATTAAGTGACACATTTGACTAGAAGCAATTCTGTGGTTTCAAAACTTCAATCTGGAGGGTCAATTTAAGGAGAATATTAGAAAACCACCTATAATCTACAAGTATCATACTATCATATTGCAGAAAGATCCATTTTTGCTTAGAGTGCTTCAGTAGAGTTAAATTGAGGTGTAAAGTGTTTCCATTAAGTAGTTATTGCTCATAACTACTATGGCTTCAGTCGGAGTTGCATTTTATAGTGAtaccaaaatcaaacaaatGAACAGAAGAGAAAAGTAGGCCGAAGTAAAGAGGTTAGTTCTAAAGTATGGGAAAGTAGAATGCAAAGTCACATGCAAACAGAAAAAGATCTTGTAGGAAATTACCTTGTACATCTCATGCAGAAATTGCCGCGTGTAATGACTTACGAGGATCTCTTGAATGGTTTCCCAGCTAGCTATCTGGTGCGAAAGAACTAACTCTTTGAAATGAATTTTTGCACCCTCAACATCAGCAAGAGCCATGAGACCTCTCTATGGAAACAATACTATAAGTATAGAAAATGGAGAAGTGCCAAAGAAAATCGCTATTAATTAATGTCATGTAAGTGggcaaatattaatattataatgcCATGCCATTTAGGAACTGGCTAAAAAGGTCGGATAACAAGGagaaattaaatactccatattcgaTGTTTTTCACTTACATGAATAAGAGATTCTCCAGATGTTAGGACACAATCCCTGAGGATCCATGGGCTGCTAGAAAAGCTGAAAGAAGAAAAGTATGAGATCCACAGCATATGTGGTTTGGAACTAGGTTTAAGCTAACCTCAATGTAAGTTTAATTGGCCCCATATCAAATAGCTCAACATATACTTTCTTCTGGTTCCGTGCAGAAAGGTGAATTTGTTGCCACGGAGCTCCAATAGGAACGATGTTGGGCAGCAAAAACTTTGTTTTCTGATCTTCAACAAGGATAGCAGAATATGGAGCATTTCTAGAGGTTTCTCCAGTGATCTCCAATTCCGGGAACAACAAATTCTGGGTTGAGCCTGTATGTTGATAAACTCTACTCTGCAACCTAGATGATACTGTTTTGCAGAATTCAAACAATCTCAGTACGATTTCTTGCTCAATCTCAAGATACAGATCTGCCATTCTGCAAAGGAAGGGAACACGGTACTGAGAGATATGGCCTTGTAAAGTCTAGAAGTAATCTTTAGAAATACGACAAACCTGAGGGTAATAGATTCAAATGAAACCAGTGATGTTTCGGCGTTTCTCCACTTGGCAGCACCTAAGAACAATACTGGCTCATACAAGCTCGAAGTGGTAGTTTGATTTGTACTTCCACTGATATCTTTAAGCTTCATCCCATTTACCATATTTCCCTTGCTTCCAGAGTTGAACGAGAGGATTACAGGATATGGACTTGTACGTAATTGGTTATCAATTTGTAATGATGCAATTTGCAGGGAAAACTGTTGTTGGTCTAAGCTCTGTGCGAAGGTAAGCTTTGTGTTCTTAGCAGATGCAAAGAGTATCtcctacaaaataaaaaaaggtaatCCCGATTTAATATGGTTATTGGGATGTAAGTAAGACTGAAAATACAGACACATATGCTTTCCAAGATATGATACCTCAGGGTGAGAGTTCATTAAAGAGACTCCAAGAAAAGGAATGTCAACTGAAACTTTTTCTTTGTAATTAACAAATGACGCATACTCTTTAGCTTGCTTTCCATTATCTTTCAACTGAGGAACGTGAAGTCTCTTCAAATCATTCAAAACATGGTAACTTGAATCGATGATACTGAGGACCTGGTGAAATAAGAGAGGAAAtttgataagcatataagataggaagccctaacttaacccaaaaccatggtcaaaggtaaagggttgactccctattatatgctattccacactttcgtgtgaaaccgatgtgggatcgtatcaatcCATCCCTCTTTTAAACCGGACGTCCACGGACGGCACACGCCACGGGCCCACCATCCGCTTTACGGCCCTTTTTCCTTTCGGGCCCACGTTTTTTTCGGTGGCACCCCTTGGTCACACCTACGGGTAGCCCCTTTCCGTAGGACATCCGgatccacgttcaccgcaccaaattgataagcatataagataggaagccctaacttaacccaaaaccatggtcaaaggtaaagggttgactccctattatatgctattccacactttcgtgtgaaaccgatgtgggatcgtatcaaaATTATATCCTGAAGCAAAAATGCTATTCTATTAGCAGAATTCGGCATACAAACCTTTATTGCTCCTTCTGAATGGACAGATATCAACAATTTTCTATCAGGCTTCTGCAAATGTTTAAAAGGACTAGACATGAGAATAGCAAATCAAATTTCCTAGACAGACACATGGAAAGTATGAAGAAATTGGAGGTGGTGAGCCATTTAGCAAGGGCTTTGGGTTTCTTTTTGCTTGTTGCGCTCGGAAATTCATGATTATCTATAAGCCAGCCTTTCGTTTTGTTGGTTCATCTAGAAGCCAACTTCAAAATTTCTGCCACTTGACATGACACATTGAAGGACCCATTTATAATATCATGAGATAAAAAGGTGTATAAAGAACAATATGGAAGTTGAAATCTCCGAGAGGGAGTGCCATGTTTAtaggaatattattatcagaGCATGTAAAATTGTACCTCCGATGTAGCTGAAAGGTACACAAGTGAATGGGCTGACACATCATCAATAGCATATGATCCTAAAATGCGTTCACCCGGGACCTGGCGCAGTTATAAGTCTGAGATTATCCACTAAAGCAGCCACTTGATCCAGTCAAAGACTCAAATTACCATACATACCTCAACAACAAGACGGTGGGGATAGCAGGGTTCATCCCAAGCATAAGGAGTAGATGTGTAGGAGTGAATAACTGTTTCAAATGATTCACATTTAGGCTGGTAAATCCGCAACCTCTACAGAATGTCAAAGGATGGTGTTATGTAGTTGCAATAGCAGAGAAAAACAGACAACAATCCATAAAACTATCACGACCCCGGATTTTGATAGTTTCCAAAAAAGGGTTTCGACTGTCGAGCTTTTCATTGCAGGAAAACCAGTAATGAACAAATTACAACACCCTAAATGTTATCAACAGCATCATGTGTaaaattttcttattattttagAAACAAAACACGTGACCTTGTACATATTATCATTCTTCTCTTTGGTTTTCCCAAAGTAATATCACTAACAAAGCATAAGTGAAGTATAATCTAACCTCCCTTGAATGGTTGTCAATCCTATATGGCATAAAGCCAGTATCATCGTCTGACAGAAGAATTAAGTTTGTCCCGGAGTTTCCAGTTGTGCTCCCAACAATCTTTTCTTCTCCAACAGAAACATCAGCATTGCGCACTTCTACTCGCAGCATGTACACAGCAGCAGTCATGTAGTTGCGCATTTTAAGCTGAGTGTCACCTAACTGCTTGGGTAAGAAGCACCCAGACCACTCCCATCCAGGTTCATCAAAGCGAACAGAAAGCAATAACTCCCTGAATATAAGAGAccatataaaatttaaaacaaaagtaatgGTGCACACCATGGATCAGCCTCCCCAATACTATACATATTATAGGTTGGAACATTAGATATAAATGGAGTCGTGATAAGAACATCTAGAAAACAAATTGTCAGTAATACAAACCTTGAGCGAAATCTATTCTACATGAACTTATTTTCCTATAAGCTCAAGTTTAAGCCTCACTACAATTAGGATTGCCAAGATGAATAGGAAATGGATCATCAAACCTTTTACTATCCATCCACTGAATGTAGGCATGTTTTCCAGCTTCCAATTGAAAAGAGGAGTCCGTACCCTTTTGCTTATAACATAAAATTTTGGTGCAAGCATTGACAATCACATATCTGTTGATGAAAGGGAATCAAGTGAGTAGAGTGATAAACACACAAATCAATTGAACAAATAGTTTTGAGCAAATACCTGGGCTGAAAAGTGATAATTTTTGTCCTCCCATAAAATGGTGCAGCCACAGCAGAAACAGATAAGACATAACCGGATAACATTGAGGGTTGAGGAACAAGAACACTGGTAGAACCAGTTGGTGGAACTAGGGAAAAGGGGGCGGACCAAGAACGCTTTTGGAGATTTTCTATGACAGAAGGCACATGTCTACCGAGCTTCACCATAACCTCTCCGGAATACGAGTCAGGATCGGGAGAaaaaaggcaagctgaaaccttTTTACTACCACTTTCTACAAGATCGGATGTATACGAATTTACTTCATTAGTAGAACCTGCGGGAAAAGTAATAAACCAATTGCATAAATGACTCTGCAAGAATCAATAACATAATTTCCTGGGCAGTATGTGGAGTTTACCTGAAGCAGGTACATCCTGATcagataaaataagagaaaggcCATCTTTCTTTTTGACAGGAACATTCTTCTCATCTAGGTCATAGCATGAAGGAATGATACAGCTAAATCCTTTCATTTCGTTTCCAGAGCTTGAGAGTGCCAGAGGAAATCCAGTACAGTTAAACAACAAAAATGGAACAGATATGAATAGTTCACGAGATCCAGAGACCGCATCCATCACTTTCTCCATCGTAACGTATAATGGTCCTACATCATTTTAAGTAAGCTTCTATATTGAATCAAAAGTATTTTTTGACATGTTAGATACATGATGGAACTAGATTTCAACATACCATTAGTAAACTCAGACTCAAATTTAACTATTTCAGACACAGAGAACTTAGTTCCACTGAATCTAGCTTTTTCGCTAAATGATTCTGCACGTGGATACTTCAAAGTTGAAGGCTTGAATCCATGCATTTGAAATGTTATTGAAAAGTCATGAGAAGAATCGATATGGTAGAAAGAAGTTTCCACCTGAAATTCAGAATAACGAACATTAGATTTAAGACAGGCATCTCCCAGTATGAGGatcataaaaatcaaataaaatcatgGATAGGGGTATAAAAACGAGTACCCGCAcccaaaattttcaattttattccaCCTGAACCCAACACGCAATAGTTCACGGGTATCCCAATTTTATTCCATCCGCACCAAATTGTggcattttttttactaaattaagaaaaaaacagCAAAAATTTAAAACGATTCTGATAATTAAATGTTAACTACAATTTGTCAACATGGCATAGATATAACCTTTATGTAACTACAGGTTTCATTATGATTAGTTTATTACTGATCATTTTGATATCTAAGCATATCAGACAAGATAAAGCCGAATTTGATTTGATGTAAGAGGTGAAGGAATATTTATAATTAGCAAATGTTGGAATCAAGTTAAGTTCCAGAAGGAAAtcctattaatttataattaattgagAAGGTTAGCTAATACGGATCATTCTGTAAAGCAAAGTATTTGCAATAGCTATGGAACCATTTTACAATACATTACTAACAACACGATTTGTAGCTACAGTAAAAAATTGAAGCGAGCAAAGCAGATGGAAGAAAAGCTTCAGAAAGTACTTTGTTCTTAGCAAATTCACTGACCTCAGAAAGAAATGATGTACGCGTGACGCCAGCATCTTCTAATGTCACAGACATCAATTTCATGAGATAATTTTTCAACACCAATGGACTTGTTAACATCACTTGATATAATAATCTATTCTTTGGTGTCTCCAAGTTGTGGGAGGATTGACTGTGACTCTCTTGACACTGGTTACCGCTATCAACACCAATTACCGAATACACTCTTTTCCCACAGCCCACTGGAGAAAGACACTGACCATTCACGGAAATGCAACAGCGAAATGCCTCACTGCTAGGAAGAGAAGGATAGCAGACAAAGGAACGCAAAAAGCCTATTTTGACATCTCGAGAGATGATACTTGAGATATTATAAGCTTCACTCCATAGGTACGAGTCACCAACAGGACGCCATCTTATGCAGCCTGATTCAGCTaggtggagagggagaggaaacTCTTGACCAGGATATATTGGCCCTAAAACCTGAAACAAGAAATATTAGAAGCTTAAATTGACACATTAGGCTCTAATTCCACATATGAGAGAGTAATTGGAAACTATTGCAAAATTACCTTCGGAGATAAACCGAATGGAATATCAAATCGCACTTCAAGCACCACTGAAGTTGAGTTTAAAATTACAACCTGATAACAGCAATTAATGAGAAGACGGAAGAACCAACGAAATTTCAAAAATAGGTCACAAAGTAAACATACTGTTGAGTATAACCGCATCAACTTAGTAAACCGTTGTACAGATACATCAATCACTACAGGAATAGCGAATCCTTTATTTGCATCTGCACCACCATTTCCTTCACTCGTTCTATTTTTAATAGAATTAGCATCACTATGAAATTCAGGGACATGGCAGGACTTTGAAAACTGAACTTCAAAGTAGTTCCGACCGACCAGATCCATTGAGATGGGAGAAGAAGGTGCAGAGGTACCCTCCAGTTGGAAAGTAACATATCGATGTGCTGACTCCAGCAATTGTTTGTCGTTGAGTCTGTCAGAAGAACGAGCTGGTCTGTATCTGACAAGTAGTTCTTCAGGTGATTCATTGATATAAATAAGAGTAGAAGATCCAGGTTGCAAGACTCCTTCTGATGGGGACACGTCCAAATCATCAGCCCCAAGTTTATGTTGACACGCATATAGCAGGGGCAGAGTAGTCAAATTTTGCAGCATGTATGGAGCATATCTTCTAGTCCCTACACCTTTAGCTATCTGTAAATTTGACAAGTCTGGGCTTTCTGTCATTGCAGTAAGGCTCCATGCATCATTGACCATCTCAACTGCCCTCGAGATAACCTTTCAGCAAATTTGAAATGCATCAGTGATACATAATATAGAGGCGTATATATGAATAGGGAGTGGGTCAAATAAAAGCATCTGATTCTAAGAACTCATGCACCGTACCTATAAAGTATATGCACTGAACCTATATGTCACTGTACTAAGCTTTACACTCAGCAAATACCGCAAATTACTTTATAGGTTATGTGCATTTACTCGATACATTAAGTGCAAGAGTCCTCACAATAAGAAGTTTTTATATGAACTGCACTATATAGAAAGCGGTAAAAAGAGAAAAGATGCAGAAGGCAAAAGTTAAGTTAGTAGAAATATATTAAGATACAACGATGAGCATGACCATTTGTATGAACAACCTGTGTCATATTAAAACTTGGGGGTATCTCTTGACATGTGTAGCATTAATAAAACTTCTACTATGCAAGAAAAATGGTAAAAGGATTGTACCTCGATAATGGGTTCATTAAGATTCAGATTGAGATGTGTCTTGGATTCAAGATTGATGTCTGTCGTGATAGTGCCGCTGAAGAGAGCTCTCTCATCCTGCTTTCTACTCATGCTTAACTGGAATTTCCAAGGCTCTAGAAAAGGCTCCCACAAGACCTATAAAGAGTACAGTGACCAAAGTGCTCCAATGGATTATAAAGACGGGAAATAGTACATAAATAATCTATCCACCTTGTCAATGTTGTAGTAGTTCACTTGAAGGTCACACCCAAGAGATCCTTCAATTTCATCCTCAGTTACAGTGGACCAAAAACTTGAATTTCTCACAAGAAACTCCAGCAATGGTCCATTCGAAGTCTGCTCAAAAACccaaaaagataaataaatatataggaCGTGAAAAGCCAGCAATAGTTGTTTCCTCGAGATGGAACAACAGTTATTTCAATGCCACTAACAGATACAGTTTCTCATGTTATGTCCATTGTCGACCATTTTCTGCACCGACTTATTATTAATATAGACTCGGTACATATAGTAGTTTCTAGAAAGCTGCATACTACTATCTTCCCAATAAATCATTATTTGGAATGACACTCAAGTATTCAACTGTTTCTCGGGTGCTTCTAACTTCTACAAGATTTCAGCTAGAGTCTACATTAAAAATGCCAAAAAACAATTAGGTGGGGGTAGGGGGTAGGGGGATCCATGTCACTGTGGCAGAAAGAACATAAACACATGCTCAGAGGTACTACTCTTTCAGTGACTCTGCCTAAACATCAGCCTTGTATTATTTGGAATTGAAAATTCAGTAGAACGAAAAAAGTAGGTGAACCAACTAATAGAGTATTCAAATTTGTATATTAAGCCTGCAAACATAGTTTTTTACTCTTAAACAAAAGGGAAATAAAGGAAGGAGAAGATGGGGTTTGGAGCAAAGTGATGTATATATTCCCCTTGATCTATACATGAATATAATTTTTCCAATAAAAGAATCAAATATTGTAACTGACTAGGGATTCGTGACAGTAAATATATATACCTTCCAGTCATTTAGGTGAAGAGACAATCTCCTTAGTTGGGCGTTTATGTTCATTCTCTTGATAAAAAATTGAGGTGTATCTTCTGCTTTCTCAAACCATGTAAAGTAAAAGAGGTATAGGATGTGATTTCCGAGAGACAAATCCAGACTATCAGAACGAATGAACAAATCCATGCTCAGATTTTCAGtctgattttcaaaaatttctgcCTCAAGGTAGATTTTAGTTAACTGGAGAAGAGGCCAACTTTGTGCAATGTCTCCAGATAATAGCTTCAGCACTGCATTCGTGTAATCAGAATTGATTGCAAGTTTCACACTTTTGCCATCAGAAACAAATTCGCTGTTTTTACTTTGCAGGCTAATGGATATAAAGCAGTTATGATTGCCACAGGCATCACCAGATGGCAACTCATGAACATGGGGCCTTCCAAATGTGTCACATGCACCTCCGCTAACCAGTGCAGGAAAATGTATAGACAGGCCGACATGTTCTAATGTTAAAACAGATGAACCCGCATCCAGATCGATGTCCTCCGGTGGAACATGACTTTGTCTATCTGACGCCACACTTGGACAATTATCAGCAGTAACACTGGACAAACCTTCAGCAGATGCACCTGAAACCTGTGTAGACAGTTTCTTGCTGAATGAAACAAGTAGATCAATAACCTCATTCCAGTCAGGCAAATATAGCCACACATCCAAACTAGGAAAGGACAAAACTATCTGATTTTCACCATGACGGGATACTACAAGAATCATGTCAAGGACTGACAAGCCTGAATCAGTACAAGAAAATTCAGCAAGGGCAACAGAGTTTAGCAACGAAAATAGTGCCACAGAAAAGAAAGAGATATCAAAAAAGTGGGGTTTGCCATTAATCAATGATAAAGAACAAACAAAGTGCATCTCAGCCTCCGCTATGATTTCAGAACATGTTGAGTCTCTTTTCAACTTGTGTAATCTTAGTGATAATGACCTCACAcagaatctcatctcattggttGTTACATCTGCACTTTTAGACAGGAGCGCAGAATGCTCCATTAATTGTTTCTTTGTCTGTAGAAACCGCACAATATCATAAGTGAACATATTGGATTCTTGTTCCACCAAGGAAAACTGATCGATGACGTAACCCAGTGC is part of the Salvia splendens isolate huo1 chromosome 6, SspV2, whole genome shotgun sequence genome and encodes:
- the LOC121807630 gene encoding uncharacterized protein LOC121807630 isoform X1, translated to MFEGLVRQLIWGYLGKYIKDIQKEQLKITLWNEEVLLENVELILEAFDYLRLPFAFTQGMVGKLSIKIPWKKLGWDPIIIILEDVYICLSQRDDKEWAMDAIKRREYASKKAQLAAAELAKLSRRVCDNQTGKSFISHITAKILDSIQVSIRNVHVLYCEKRSAAEDLLFGLKFSSLTIMKQTAFRSATTKVKGGRVNKLIEIQNLELYCDTYGEASDLKMENAHISNSMGKEELEDNKYSKILAPLNVSVSLSVNKSGKLLNDAPQYTVNIELASMATSMDENQLQQILSLLDYVSICQLRENYGCYRPWRSPLEQKLKGWQKAWWHYAQESVLSDVRRRLRRTSWKCFTERLNSRRKYVNLYKAKLKCLRHDQMIDEDVEQELEEMEKETDIEDILNYRAVAEQELEDFLVKPSSKYGSNGENMNKSVDDDQPPNKPRGWLNWLSYGMLGAGGTDVTNQFSGVISDDAIKDIYEATKFYPAPAVIGDSAIKEEVYFYSVKINISDIHTKLRSMKLGQNIADLMLSGISIKAKVREESAAITASVNSAKILNPFNNQIILSSKKMNSEDAVLGKQLPSLDITVEMPPPSSDSNLSVKVTLSPTKLYCDSELLKNILDFLDVLHHMSFQQQRILLSLNGIDDPNSRLLSKLDYVLSSRKKITWDINLLNTAINLPWGHANNGGHNTVIEIAAISFTSKSEIASSASPIGDTSHLLDHVGSGPRGSEFGFQLHNLYDHFEILISDTEMNIIMPSSVTLPLLEKFSASASLVSCILPDEPVLKVFEVHVQVPSLVAHFSASVYGEIIGLISQFSMLLPSDSSDSLEQKSNDLKASENTWFSVDASLDAIYLLVNLEDNLADGCTLNLNFQELGVWYDQRDFPDCWVSLQACQVSASSAKDDCENHVLCSSIRGSLSENQHNMSVDGQNGLLEDETSLSPHCIFLHFVAMRNTSWILQKYTICASGLEIHCHPFIVRKLVGFFDEITLYGHSDFDDKKNNVADQNSPIFGFEPKQHSLSNGIGFSESVNIPLDHFLSTTFEDGKSFCNLENLVDDMRLKFNKTLNLRDQKFRPSEVSLPDRTMMFSRPPVNSNLDSDSSMCTFINRDSVLVNLNLTNLTMHFHDATCIIGTIVVPLAKSVVTISEDMLDMVCSTEGASLSTSWWKKIIHEFLWGPLSSNHSPILNISLKKRNTQLQNSHSELSFYVQHVLCMLPPDFLAMLIGYFSLPDWSPYEQVLPSDTMNIQGSTTFSLEIVDCNVITPADNDFCRLLQIDIKQLFATYSESSDRSSLTRNIPSSCCIGAGKFLDRNHCLDFFGRDLSLSVILLGKDVVNPLDGCQKLVLIASLTADVWVRIPYYSQTDSASYPVCIMALVNDCVIDIEEERTITGLDALGYVIDQFSLVEQESNMFTYDIVRFLQTKKQLMEHSALLSKSADVTTNEMRFCVRSLSLRLHKLKRDSTCSEIIAEAEMHFVCSLSLINGKPHFFDISFFSVALFSLLNSVALAEFSCTDSGLSVLDMILVVSRHGENQIVLSFPSLDVWLYLPDWNEVIDLLVSFSKKLSTQVSGASAEGLSSVTADNCPSVASDRQSHVPPEDIDLDAGSSVLTLEHVGLSIHFPALVSGGACDTFGRPHVHELPSGDACGNHNCFISISLQSKNSEFVSDGKSVKLAINSDYTNAVLKLLSGDIAQSWPLLQLTKIYLEAEIFENQTENLSMDLFIRSDSLDLSLGNHILYLFYFTWFEKAEDTPQFFIKRMNINAQLRRLSLHLNDWKTSNGPLLEFLVRNSSFWSTVTEDEIEGSLGCDLQVNYYNIDKVLWEPFLEPWKFQLSMSRKQDERALFSGTITTDINLESKTHLNLNLNEPIIEVISRAVEMVNDAWSLTAMTESPDLSNLQIAKGVGTRRYAPYMLQNLTTLPLLYACQHKLGADDLDVSPSEGVLQPGSSTLIYINESPEELLVRYRPARSSDRLNDKQLLESAHRYVTFQLEGTSAPSSPISMDLVGRNYFEVQFSKSCHVPEFHSDANSIKNRTSEGNGGADANKGFAIPVVIDVSVQRFTKLMRLYSTVVILNSTSVVLEVRFDIPFGLSPKVLGPIYPGQEFPLPLHLAESGCIRWRPVGDSYLWSEAYNISSIISRDVKIGFLRSFVCYPSLPSSEAFRCCISVNGQCLSPVGCGKRVYSVIGVDSGNQCQESHSQSSHNLETPKNRLLYQVMLTSPLVLKNYLMKLMSVTLEDAGVTRTSFLSEVETSFYHIDSSHDFSITFQMHGFKPSTLKYPRAESFSEKARFSGTKFSVSEIVKFESEFTNGPLYVTMEKVMDAVSGSRELFISVPFLLFNCTGFPLALSSSGNEMKGFSCIIPSCYDLDEKNVPVKKKDGLSLILSDQDVPASGSTNEVNSYTSDLVESGSKKVSACLFSPDPDSYSGEVMVKLGRHVPSVIENLQKRSWSAPFSLVPPTGSTSVLVPQPSMLSGYVLSVSAVAAPFYGRTKIITFQPRYVIVNACTKILCYKQKGTDSSFQLEAGKHAYIQWMDSKRELLLSVRFDEPGWEWSGCFLPKQLGDTQLKMRNYMTAAVYMLRVEVRNADVSVGEEKIVGSTTGNSGTNLILLSDDDTGFMPYRIDNHSRERLRIYQPKCESFETVIHSYTSTPYAWDEPCYPHRLVVEVPGERILGSYAIDDVSAHSLVYLSATSEKPDRKLLISVHSEGAIKVLSIIDSSYHVLNDLKRLHVPQLKDNGKQAKEYASFVNYKEKVSVDIPFLGVSLMNSHPEEILFASAKNTKLTFAQSLDQQQFSLQIASLQIDNQLRTSPYPVILSFNSGSKGNMVNGMKLKDISGSTNQTTTSSLYEPVLFLGAAKWRNAETSLVSFESITLRMADLYLEIEQEIVLRLFEFCKTVSSRLQSRVYQHTGSTQNLLFPELEITGETSRNAPYSAILVEDQKTKFLLPNIVPIGAPWQQIHLSARNQKKVYVELFDMGPIKLTLSFSSSPWILRDCVLTSGESLIHRGLMALADVEGAKIHFKELVLSHQIASWETIQEILVSHYTRQFLHEMYKVFGSAGVIGNPVGFARSLGLGIKDFFSLPMWSVIQNPTGLITGMAQGTTSLLSSTVYAISDATSQFSKAAHKGIVAFTFDDQTATMIERQHKGMSSHSKGVINEFLEGLTGVLQSPIKGAEKHGLPGVLSGIAVGVTGLVARPAASILEVTGKTAQSIRNRSRIHQMGYRCFRVRLPRPLSSESPLKPYSWDEAVGTYILTETDVNLRDETLVICKALKQSGQYVLITGRLILVVSCPSLIESEGVPADPKWEILSEIGLDSVILADNDGEVVHIVGSGSDTTSFRQNLQHPKRGSDDAKGKLWSSSHTPLPFLQTNLELGSEEEADDFLRMLRGMIESGREQGWGAKYILHQSNIR